The DNA segment AATCAATTGACGCATTCCGGGCAAAGTATTCGAAGAGTCTCATCGAGGGAGCCAATGGTGTGGCAGGACTTCGCTATCTTGTGCGGCAAGCCCCCAAAGATCGCGATACATCTATTTATCTGCTCGCCAGTCTAAACTTTGCGCAGGTTTTAACGAATCCGTCGATCCTTGATCGAAAAGTTCGCCTTCATAATTCTGTAGTTCGCTGCGAACGCTTCCGCGCTGGTGAACACAAAGATGATGGTCGTATGACGTACCTCGCAGATAAGTTGAAAATGATGTGCCCTGCGATCCTTGGAACTGCACCGTTTGAGCAAGACGAGCGCTCGCGCTTTCGGCGTCAACACCTAGCAGAGATTCACCGAGCGATGCTGGACGAACAACAAAGGGCGATTGCGATCTTGAACAATGAAAATAAAAATCCTCGACTAAAGTTGAAATACATCGGGTCACCTGGGCAAATGGAATTCCAAGGTCACCACGTAGCAAATGACTGCTTCCATTTATCGCCAGAGGGTCAAGGGCTCTTGGGCATTACGATATGGCAGGAAATCTTCGACGGCTTGTAGTGTCCGAATAATTTTCGATGACGTTTGATAGTTCCGGCTAGGACCGATTAAGCTTGAGCCATGAGCAAACTAAAAAAAGCATTTCTGATACTACTTTCCCTGAATCCAGGGGTCGGGTTCGCGGCTGTCGGCGATTGGAAGCGAACGGCCTCGGC comes from the Deltaproteobacteria bacterium genome and includes:
- a CDS encoding SGNH/GDSL hydrolase family protein codes for the protein MERRLLGLSDMKPQHMTRVKKLKLVAVAIIATSHLIAASALGSHDKTVGVLGDSVATGAVSDHGLQARFWSIATTLITNFGTDFPKNAFTMVTASGFGVKSENVINAAVDGKRVDDIAGQTQALLKKTKVLPDYVFLSFTANDACSEEIFDESIDAFRAKYSKSLIEGANGVAGLRYLVRQAPKDRDTSIYLLASLNFAQVLTNPSILDRKVRLHNSVVRCERFRAGEHKDDGRMTYLADKLKMMCPAILGTAPFEQDERSRFRRQHLAEIHRAMLDEQQRAIAILNNENKNPRLKLKYIGSPGQMEFQGHHVANDCFHLSPEGQGLLGITIWQEIFDGL